The following are from one region of the Amylibacter sp. IMCC11727 genome:
- a CDS encoding ABC transporter ATP-binding protein gives MLDDGKTEETLLQVNNIEVIYNHVILVLKGVSLSVPKGGITALLGGNGAGKSTTLKAISNLLLSERGDVTKGTIEYRGQKVAGLSPAELVRRGVIQVMEGRHCFGHLTVEENLLTGAYTRKISRAELKESLDLVYTYFPRLKERRKSLAGYTSGGEQQMVAIGRALMSTPETVLLDEPSMGLAPQLVEEIFTIVKDLNEKEGVSFLLAEQNTNVALRFAHYGYILESGRVVMDGPAADLRENPDVKEFYLGMSDEGRKSFREVRSYRRRKRWLS, from the coding sequence ATGCTAGACGATGGAAAAACCGAAGAAACCTTGTTGCAGGTGAACAATATTGAGGTGATTTACAATCACGTCATCTTGGTCCTGAAAGGTGTGTCTTTGAGCGTTCCCAAGGGCGGCATCACCGCGCTGCTCGGGGGGAATGGCGCAGGCAAATCGACCACGCTTAAGGCGATTTCGAACCTGTTGTTGTCTGAGCGGGGTGATGTGACCAAAGGGACGATTGAATACCGTGGTCAAAAAGTTGCGGGCTTGTCGCCTGCGGAACTGGTGCGCCGCGGCGTGATCCAAGTGATGGAAGGACGCCATTGTTTTGGCCACCTGACCGTCGAAGAAAACCTGCTCACGGGGGCATATACCCGTAAGATTTCACGGGCCGAGTTGAAAGAAAGCCTCGACCTTGTTTACACGTATTTCCCGCGTCTAAAGGAGCGCCGCAAATCGCTTGCGGGGTATACCTCTGGCGGGGAACAACAAATGGTGGCCATTGGCCGTGCGTTGATGTCCACACCCGAAACGGTGCTGCTTGATGAGCCGTCCATGGGTTTGGCGCCACAGTTGGTAGAAGAGATTTTCACGATTGTGAAAGACCTGAATGAAAAAGAAGGCGTGTCGTTTCTACTGGCGGAACAGAACACCAATGTGGCGCTGCGGTTTGCACACTACGGGTATATTCTGGAATCAGGCCGTGTTGTGATGGATGGCCCTGCGGCGGATCTGCGCGAAAACCCAGATGTGAAAGAGTTCTATCTCGGCATGTCGGATGAAGGGCGCAAATCATTCCGCGAAGTACGGTCGTACCGTCGTCGGAAACGTTGGTTGTCTTAA